ACTCCACATGCCCATCCACATAAAGCACTGTAATTTGATGCTCATGAGGTTTAGGTGTGGCTTTAATTAGATCTTTTGTTTTCCATGTTAGAACATGAGCATCCAACCAGCGCCCACCACTATAGAGGTCGCACATATAAATAACCTTAGAGGTATCTCCTATCGCATTTATACTTTTGCCTGAAATAAAGGTATTAAACCCATATCCCCAGCCTGATACCGGGCAGGAAAGATTCTCACTCACCTGATCCAGGACGTCATCCCCGCTTTCAATGTCAGGAAAAAGATAGCGACCTATCGCAATGGCAGCCTCTTGGCGTGGAGAATATGAATGCTTAGGCAGCTCGTTATTGTGATCAGCCGCATACATTCGCATGCCAATACCAATTTGACGCGCATCACTCACACACTCTGCGGACAATGCTCGATTGCGCACGCTGGAAACCAAAGGAAAAATCAGCAAAGCTAAAATGGCAACTATCGCAAATGCCGACAGTATCTCGATTAGGGTAAAACCTCTCAAACGATGCGCAGACATAAGGCAGCAGAGAACTCACAGTTGCACGAAACAACTAGTAAACAAAAAACCTGATTGTATAAGTTTACTACCCTCTCGAACGGCGGCGCAATAGGCCAGTCATTACCAACGAGACTCCACCAATCAGCAAGCTAACAGTGGATAATTCCGGAATGACACTCACACCAAACGAATTAAACTTCGTTTGATCCGTAGAGCCACTATATTGTTTAAAAAATCCGGCTGCAACCACATCCGAAGTCGTAGAAAGAACATAGTCCTGCGACAACACATCCACACCATTGATCGTAACTCCGACGATTGTCCTGTTACTTTGGTCGTAACTCAAAGTATAGTCATTAAAACCCGTCGCACTGTAACTGGCAACATCCGTCAGATTTCCTGTCTCAAGAGTTGTTGTATACGTCATCAAAGACCATGTTCCAGTGTTCTTAGAAATGGACAACCACGCCACACCATTGGTTGTAGGAGACACACCGTTTCGGCCAAAAACCAAAGCCGTCCAAGTCCCTGACGCACCGATTGGAGAAACATCTAAACTAATCGTCGCGACATCACCATACCCGTCATATGCTCCAAAAGAAAAGGGCACATAGCCCGCCACATTCGTATTCGTATTCGATGTAACGTAATCATCCGTGCCATCCGTCCCAAGGATACAACTTGCTGAAGCGGTCCAAGTCACCCCCCCCAGCTCTGCGGTGGAACCACCCAGAAGACTGCCGGCAACTCGCGCCCCCGTAATTTCAAACGTATCAGAAATGACTTCGGTTCCATACGCATAGGATCCAGCAAATGCAGAGATATGCAAGACAGCTACCATGCCCCCCAGGGCTTTCATCCACTTGTTCATAATAATTACAATTTAGGGTTTGAATTTAACAGATTAGCTGAGCCATCTTGCTCAACTTTATTCACTCTTGTGATATAACTGTAACTGGTCAACAATAATTTTGACATAAAATGCGAAATAACACTACCATTCAATGAAACCTCAAGATAGACACGCCACGAAAAAGGCCTAAACCTTCTAGATTTCCATTCTAAAATCCGAAAGTAAGCACTTCGATCACTACAGTGACTATAGAATCAAATACGACCGACATCCCGCTCCACCAGCAGATCCAAGAAACAATACTCAATTGGATAGCCGAAGGGCGCTATCTAGATGGAGATCAATTACCGTCAGCACGAGAGATCTCGGAAAACACTGGCATCAAAGAGCAGACCGTCCGCCGCGCGATCAAGCGCCTCATCGACGACGGAACCCTCAGGGGAGCACAAGGCAAAGGCGTCTTTGTCAGTTCCTCGACACAGAAGCACCAGCGAATCGCCCTGGTCCTCCCCAATCTAGAAGATGAGCTAACAAGAGTTATTGCACGTGGCGCACAGAGCATCTTGGATAAGCATGGCCTACAAACTCTAATCCTTGATGCGGGACGTAACGCAGCCAAAGAAGACATCAACATTGAGAACCTCAGCACATTACCAATCGACGGTGCCATCATCTTCCCGATCACCTTCGGCAACATAGCCGAGCACATTGTTCGCCTGAAGGATAACAATATACCTTTTATTCTGATCGACAAATACCTTCATGGCATATCGTGCGACTGCATCCTAGCCGACGACTACGGCGGCTCTTACGCACTCACCGAACGCCTCACCAAACAGGGCTATCGCCGTTTTGCCTGGCTTAGCGGTGAGGAAACCTCATCCACAGTGGAAGATCGTCTCGATGGTTTTCGCTGGGCACTCGGCGATCAAGGAATTGCCATAGCTCGGAAACAGGTCCGACGGCTCAACCTGAGGACGCCAACCGAAGCGACAGAAGATCGTGTAGGTGAGGAAATCGACAATCTACTATCACTTCCGCCAGAGAGCCGCCCCGAGGTCATAGTCTGCGCCAATGACCTCCTGGCCATCGAAGCTAAAGTCGCACTAAACAAGAGAGGCCTCAGAGTCCCCCAAGACATTTCCCTCACAGGATTCGACGATCTTCAAACCGCACAAAAGGAAGAGCTAACCAGCGTGCACAAACCCATTCTTGAGATGGGCTCCAAAGCAGCTGAAATTCTTTTAAGCAAGTTAACGCTACGCAATTCTCCTCCAGAGAAAATTGTGCTCCCCTGCCATCCTATTTTCCGCGAGAGCACGGCGGACAAGACCTAACCCAGCAAGTCGCTCAAGGCGACCGAGACCGGCATTTTGCCCAGACCGACGGCTGACTCCATCTTTTCGATGAGCGCTTTGTTTTCGGTTGTGAAGCGCTGCATGACCGCTTGCTGCAGCAGGGACTGGAACCAGTCGACATTCTGCTCGCAGCGGCGCTCATCAAAGATCCCGCTGGCTTTCATCTCGCGACGGAAGCGCATGATCAAATCCCAGACTTGGTCGACTCCTTCATGCTCCAGCGCGGAACAAGTCAAGGCCTTCGGCTTCCACCCCGGTGTAAAGGGATGCAGAAAGTGGAACACACGCTCGTATTCGACACGTGCCTGCCGGGCACGGATGACATTATCGCCGTCGGCTTTGTTCACCACGATGGCATCGGCCAGCTCAATCACCCCTTTCTTGATCCCCTGCAGCTCATCACCGGCACCGGCGATCTGCAGAAGCAGGAAAAAATCCGTCATGGTGCGCACGGCGGTCTCGCTCTGCCCCACCCCGACGGTTTCCACCAGAATCACGTCATAACCCGCCGCTTCACAGAGCAGCAGGGCTTCACGGGTCCGGGCCGCCACGCCTCCGAGGCTATTGCCGGATGGAGAGGGACGAATAAAGGCATTGGGCTCCCGGGACAGGTCTTCCATTCGGGTTTTATCGCCTAGAATACTGCCACCGGTCACCGAACTGCTCGGATCAACCGCCAGAACGGCCACCTTTTTGTCCTGTTTGCAAAGGTACATCCCCATCGCCTCGATAAAGGTGCTCTTTCCCGCACCCGGCACACCGGTCAATCCGACCCGCATAGCGCCCCCCGCATGCGGGAGGATACGCTGCATCAGCTCCTGGGCATAGGGTGCATGTTTCGGCGCACGACTCTCGACCAAAGTAATGGCGCGGGCCAGCCGCGCGCGGTCGGAAGCCAGCACACCTTCGACGAGGGAATCGATATCCGGAGGATTACGCATAATGAGGAGGAAAATCAAAAAGAAAGCCCAGAGGCAGAGAGAACCGAATA
The DNA window shown above is from Coraliomargarita parva and carries:
- a CDS encoding GntR family transcriptional regulator produces the protein MTIESNTTDIPLHQQIQETILNWIAEGRYLDGDQLPSAREISENTGIKEQTVRRAIKRLIDDGTLRGAQGKGVFVSSSTQKHQRIALVLPNLEDELTRVIARGAQSILDKHGLQTLILDAGRNAAKEDINIENLSTLPIDGAIIFPITFGNIAEHIVRLKDNNIPFILIDKYLHGISCDCILADDYGGSYALTERLTKQGYRRFAWLSGEETSSTVEDRLDGFRWALGDQGIAIARKQVRRLNLRTPTEATEDRVGEEIDNLLSLPPESRPEVIVCANDLLAIEAKVALNKRGLRVPQDISLTGFDDLQTAQKEELTSVHKPILEMGSKAAEILLSKLTLRNSPPEKIVLPCHPIFRESTADKT
- the meaB gene encoding methylmalonyl Co-A mutase-associated GTPase MeaB, which codes for MRNPPDIDSLVEGVLASDRARLARAITLVESRAPKHAPYAQELMQRILPHAGGAMRVGLTGVPGAGKSTFIEAMGMYLCKQDKKVAVLAVDPSSSVTGGSILGDKTRMEDLSREPNAFIRPSPSGNSLGGVAARTREALLLCEAAGYDVILVETVGVGQSETAVRTMTDFFLLLQIAGAGDELQGIKKGVIELADAIVVNKADGDNVIRARQARVEYERVFHFLHPFTPGWKPKALTCSALEHEGVDQVWDLIMRFRREMKASGIFDERRCEQNVDWFQSLLQQAVMQRFTTENKALIEKMESAVGLGKMPVSVALSDLLG
- a CDS encoding type II secretion system protein, whose product is MSAHRLRGFTLIEILSAFAIVAILALLIFPLVSSVRNRALSAECVSDARQIGIGMRMYAADHNNELPKHSYSPRQEAAIAIGRYLFPDIESGDDVLDQVSENLSCPVSGWGYGFNTFISGKSINAIGDTSKVIYMCDLYSGGRWLDAHVLTWKTKDLIKATPKPHEHQITVLYVDGHVELEKVSDLTRGQVRNVEDDTPIGDPDYD